From the genome of Methanothrix soehngenii GP6:
GTGGCGATTTTGGCAGGGCGTGGCTGGGCAACATTGGCCAATTAAGTGCTCAACCTGCGAAGAGCACATATAGCGACCTGTGGAATTGGGGCGGCGGCCCGAAAGGAAGCATGGCGGTCAATGGCTACCTGATACCGGATCTGCGCTATATCTGGAAGTCAGAAAACGGCACAGGCTATTGGGCGGGATGGAAATATCCATACGCAAGCGGATGGTATCCTGGATACAATTATCCTTACTTGTTTGGCAGCATCTACCCCAGCAGCTACTACTATCCCCCAGACTACCTCTCCAGTGGATATTTGGCTCGCAGACTATATTGAGAGGAGAATTATCATGGTCAAGTCCAATCTATTGGCAGAATTTGCGGTATCGAAAGACCGGCTGATTCAAGCCCTGGCATGCGTGTCCAACCTGGCAGATAGGGCAGTTGTGCAGGCCATTGTTCATCCCAAGGATACCATACTGGGATTTGCCTTCAGCAACACTCTCGTGAATGGTGAGTCCGGGGAACAGATTTATGCTTATTACGTGACCACTCCCGCCCCCTTAAAGGGGCAGGCTTCTACGGTTTTGATTCCGACAGATTGTAGTCCCAATCTGAGTATATTGATTGCCGCATTCCAATCTCGATCCACCGAAAGCCCGCAATGAGGGCAGTTATGGACGCGATCAGAAAGCGTCTTTTCAACCAGAATGCCACACCTGGAACACATCTTAGATGTATTTCTTGGATCTACCAGGATCACCACCGAACCGGCACTTGCAGCCTTGTACGAGGTCAGAGTCACAAGCATATTCCAAGCCACGTCTGAGATGGATTTTGCCAGGCAATGGTTTTTGAGCATATTTTGAATACTAAGATCTTCAAAAGCGATCAATCCGAACCTGTTAACCAGATCCCGGCTAACCTGATGAGCAAATTCATATCTCTTGTTAGCGATCCTCTCATGGACCCGTTCAACGACCTTCGAGGCGGATCTCCTCTCCAGAGTACCTTTCGGTGCTTTTGAGAGCTTCCTTTGAACTCTGGTGAGTTCCTTTTCCTCTTCTCGGAAGAATCTAGGATTAGCTATCTTCTCGCCGTTAGAAAAGGTGGCGAAGCTCTCAAGGCCAACATCTACACCGACGAGAGAACCGTCTTTCCAGGGGGGCTTAGGTTGATCTTCCATCTCGACGGTGAAGCATGCAAACCATTTACCTGTCGCGGCTCTCCTTACGGTTAGTCGCTTGATCTTGCCTTCAATGGGTCTATGTAGCTTGATCTTGATATTACCAATCTTGGAAAGATAGAGCTTACCAGCATTGAGCTTGAACCCCTTCTGAGGATAGGTAAAAGAATCGTACCAACCTCTTCCCCGAAATCTTGGATATCCAGGATTCTCTCCGGCTTTGACTCTTCGGAAGAACGCCTTCAAGGCAAGATCCACCCTTTCCTGGGCATTCTGAAGGGTTTGGGAAAAGACACCACTGAGTTCTGGTTTAATCTCTTTCCAAGTTGGAAGAAGGTTGTGAGTCTCGTATTTTGAGATGGATTTGCCTTCTTTCTCCCAGGCATTCTTTCGATAGGCTAATGTTTGATTGTATGTCCATCGGCATAGATCTAGGGTCTGCTCCATCTTCGTCCTTTGGGACTTTGTTGGATAGATCCTAAACTTGTATGCCTTGAGCATAGATATCTGTTATGCATTTTATTATATTTATAGTTTCTGCATAATAGTGGGGCACGATTCGTCCCCTCCCCTGAAGGAGAGGGGTCTTCTCTGCCCCTACACCCCGACGTTATAACCGAAGAGGATGAGCCGGATGTGATCAAGAGCGAGGCATTCATCATGGGCGATCACAATTCCGCCGTGGGATCCATATTGCAGCATCCGTCTTCCCAGGATGATGATACCACACTGGATGCGGATGAGACACAATCTGTGCTGTATGGGTGAATCCTCAAATTCAAGAGCAGTCCTGGCCGATCCGTCCAACAGGCTGGTGTATCTGCCATAATATTATACATCCAGCGCAAGCTGTGCCAGGACCGGCAGGCAATTATGGGCTCTTCGCTGAAATATGTGGGTGAGTTAAGGCAGGGAATATGGTCTTTTGTTCCTCTGCGCCTCTGTGGTTGGGTCAGAGCATCGCGGTTCACCACAGAGGCGAAAAGATACAGGGAATTTCCGATTCAAGTTCACCCATTCCAAATAGCGAGGAGCCCTCAGGCCAGCGGCTTTCATCGGGGTGCATTTGGCCTGCCAGCCGATGGCGTTGAAGGCCCCAGGATAATCGGACGCGAGCTTGATCTCGCCAGATGGATCTCCTGAGCAATAGGCCACTTGCACGCTAGATGTCGGTTGTGGCTGAGGAGAGCTGCGCATATTTTCTGGCAATTTACCTTTTTGTCCAATAATCCATTTTCCTTTTTTGGTTAATTTATCATTTAATAATATGCCAATTTTTTCATTATTTGGGAGGATAATTTTGCTTTGAAGGCATTTTTGATCTATATTTTTCACTATTTGACCGCAGCATTTATAGTGCAAGATGTACCAGGGCGAGATGAGGAATAGAACGGAGGTGATGATGCATGGATATGATGTCCCAAATATATGCGGTAATTCTCTTTGGAGCAATGGTGGTTTTATTGCCCTGGGGATTGAATAAATGGTCTGACACCCGCGCCGGCGTAAGGTAAGGATTTGCATTCCATCCGGTTAAGCCGGCAAGATGATGCTGACCTCCTCAGATCGATATATCGTGTTTATCATCTGGATGGGCAAAGGCACTTTTCAGTGGAATGGGCGGCACCGGTTCTGCAGGTTTGAATCGACCTGCAACCGGTGCTCTTTCCAGCCAGGCTGAGGAGGGAGCTGCCGGAAAATGATTAGCCTTCTTCGATCATTCTCCTAGGTCCGCTTGAACGCCCCCTTAGCCATCGCAACTCTTATCTCCAGATCAGGTCCTTCGAGCTCTTCTGCAACGGATTCGAGAAACCGCATTAAGTACCAATGTGAAGAATAAACAACATTTTATGCCATATGATCCTAAAAGTAATTATATTTTCACTGATTGATTAGTAAAAATATTTTAATTTTACAAAAGATGATAATTATAGACCCGGATATATCTCCCAGATACACCTCTCACATGCATTGTGAGACGCTGTACCTATTGCTGCTCCGCCACATGGACTTATGCTGCGCTTTTGCATGGCGAGGATTTCGGGTTGATCCGGGCGGAATGAGTTTATCGGCTTCTTCTCGCCGGGGAGTCTTATTGGCAATAACGTCCTTGTCCTAATAGCGCCAAACTCTGCAGATCCAAATGGTCACGTTAGTATCAGGAATAGTTATTAAGGAACAGGCTTAATAGTGTAGAAAATGCAGGTAGGATAATTGAAATCGGATCCAATTCCAACCGGCAGGGAGAAAGCGGCTCTTCGCTCAATTATGGGGGTGAGTTCAGGCAGAGAATATGGTCTTTTATTCCTCTGCGCCTCTGTGGTTGGGTCAGTGCATCGCGGTTCACCACAGAGGCACCGAGACACGGAGAATTTCCAATTCGAGTTCACCCATACCAAATGGCGAGGAGCCGAGAAAGCCATTATGCCTGAGAGAATCTCCCCCGTTTTAAGCAAGCCCCTGGCCAGGTACCTGGAGCTGGAGTTATTGCTTCATAATTTTTTTGAGAGTACTGGCTACTGTAAAGAGAATTATGGCAGAACATGTAATGGTTGCTGCAATGAAAATGTCGTTGAATATCCAAAAATTATCGCCGGTTGCAGCGAGCTGGATGAAGAGCGAATAAGGATTTATGGCGTGGGCGACTTAACAAGATCTTGCCCTTATTCCAGCGATATAGGTTGCATTCTTAAAACGCATAAGACGCCAAAATGCATAGCTTACATCTGCCCCCAATTCACAAAAGCACTGAGTGAGCATGGCATAGATTATGATTGGCTTGAGACACATACACTGCTCATCAGCATTCTTAATGAGGCTAAATTCGACTGGTGGAGTGGTTCTAAAATCGAGTCTTATCGCATCAGTGATGAAGAATTCTCAGAGATTAAAAGACAAATCAAAGAATCGTTAAAGGTATAGCTAGAGAAGGCTGCCAAATAGTCAGACATATCAAAGGAAAAAATACGCCTCACGGCCTTTATGGATTAGTAGTGATTAGGTGCGGGGAATGGGATTCGAACCCACGAACACCTTCGTGACTGGACCCTGAATCCAGCGCCTTTGACCTGGCTTGGCAATCCCCGCAAAAGGATGCAGCCCAATCTCATGCAGTAGTAGTATTTAATGGTATTCGTAGGCCTGGCATGCCTGTGCCTCAAGGGTGGCTACTTTTCTCCCAGAGTACTTTTCTCCTATTTCATTTCATCAACCTCCTCTGATGGCTGACAGGCTGTCTACAGCATCTGCCACCGGAAAAGAGAGTGATTTCTCTATACCAGAACCGCCTTCATTTCTTCCCACAAAAGGTGGCCGGATTTGCCTCGCCCCCGCGCATGTGCCTGCCCACATGGACACACATCAACGGGATTCCGGTCGCAGTTATTCCGACTTAGCCATATCAATCGCTGTATCCAAGACTCCCCGGCGTTGAGGGGGCCAGAGCACTACCGCGCGTTTAATCGCGCGCGGCGTCCACTGAAAAATCGGTTCGTAAGAATAGATCAAACAGAACTGATTGCTCAAATCATCCGGCAACGGCCTAGCCCGGATCAGCAGGTAGGCCATGTGCTGGACGCAGCGCTGCCGGAGGGTCGAGGGAGATGAGCATCACAAGCGAGCAATCTAGATCAATACCGCTTTTGGCGTCACCAAAAGAAGATTATCTGCACCCATCCATTTTACCATTCATTCAAACCGGTCCCGTTCCTCTCTCATGAAGGGCTCGATTCCCGGCATGCTCCCGAACTCGGCCTCATTCATGCACTTCTTCCCGACCTCTTCCGCCTCATAGGGAATTCCGCGCCTCTCCAGCTCCCCAATCAGCTCCTCCATGAATATCCCCCTCCCGGGCACATGCTCGTGCTCCGCCTCATGCACCCGCCCGCCCGCATAGCCAAAGCTCGTCGTCTGCACGCCGCAGCTCGGACTACCGGCCACCCCCACCACGCGCACCCGCACTCCCTCTTTTGCCAGCATCTCCAGTAGATCTGCATAGTGAACGATCAGCGAGCGGCAGAACTGGCGGAACTGGGGCACATCCAGCTGGTTTCTGGTCACCGCCCAGCGCTCGGTGCCCAGATAGAGCGCCTCCGGACAGGGCAATTGCATCGTTGGTCCTGCGGGAGAGAAGGATAGAGTATCCAGACCCTTGACCCGGGTCAAAGGATTCAGAAGGCAGTGAGCCACCAGTGCCACCTCCTCTCCGCCGGTAGCAGGCGATTTTTCCTCTGCCCCGGCCCGAATGCTCTTTCTTGACGGCGGCATAAAATCACCGAATCATCGCGTACTGAGTCAGAGGCCAGAAAAGAAGGTCCAGACCAGCTCACACCCCTGCCGACTGGTCCTTTCGCTTAACTCCCTGGATATACTGATAAAACCGGATGCCATCCAGGTCCTCATAAAAGATGATCTTCTCCGCCCTCTCCCCCACCAGGAGCTTCAGGGTGTTGGTATGAAATTCTTCCACATACTCCACGCCGGTAATCACATCCAGGGGCACCGTGCGCACGCTATCCCAGGCGATCCCCGGCCGGACGAAATGCACATTCTTATCGGTGGTGACGAGATATCCCAGGATCTTATCGAGCATCCCCATCCTGGCGATGGCCAGCATCTGTTCAGATGCCTGGCTGTGAAGAATGGCCGGGGCGATGAGCACCAGCTCCTCCCCAGCTGCGGAGAGCTTCTTGGCTATCCGGCCGAGCTTCTTGGGAACAACCGGGCTCGGGCCTCTGCCCTCGCCTTTGTTTGCGATTTCGTTCATCTTCTCCAGTGGCCTCAGGTCACAATCTGTTCCAGACAATCGTTCTCCAGAGCGATCCTCACCTCGCGAGCGAGCCTGCGGCCAGTGGACATATTGGTCCGCCAGAGGGCATTGCCATAGGGGTGGCCGACAGCCATATGCACATTGGTCCCACCGCCGATCCTGGGTGCGACATCGTAGATGTAGAAGTTCAGGTCCTTGTCCACACAGGTCTGCAGACAGAAGGGGCCGATGATCCCGGGCTTGTAGTACTCCTGGGTCGCTTCCACATACATCTCCGCCAGGACGAACGCCTTCTCCAAGAGCGACTCGCGCAGGGTGGCGGAGTTATGTCCACAGACGGTGTACT
Proteins encoded in this window:
- a CDS encoding RNA-guided endonuclease InsQ/TnpB family protein; the protein is MLKAYKFRIYPTKSQRTKMEQTLDLCRWTYNQTLAYRKNAWEKEGKSISKYETHNLLPTWKEIKPELSGVFSQTLQNAQERVDLALKAFFRRVKAGENPGYPRFRGRGWYDSFTYPQKGFKLNAGKLYLSKIGNIKIKLHRPIEGKIKRLTVRRAATGKWFACFTVEMEDQPKPPWKDGSLVGVDVGLESFATFSNGEKIANPRFFREEEKELTRVQRKLSKAPKGTLERRSASKVVERVHERIANKRYEFAHQVSRDLVNRFGLIAFEDLSIQNMLKNHCLAKSISDVAWNMLVTLTSYKAASAGSVVILVDPRNTSKMCSRCGILVEKTLSDRVHNCPHCGLSVDRDWNAAINILRLGLQSVGIKTVEACPFKGAGVVT
- a CDS encoding DUF523 domain-containing protein, whose amino-acid sequence is MPPSRKSIRAGAEEKSPATGGEEVALVAHCLLNPLTRVKGLDTLSFSPAGPTMQLPCPEALYLGTERWAVTRNQLDVPQFRQFCRSLIVHYADLLEMLAKEGVRVRVVGVAGSPSCGVQTTSFGYAGGRVHEAEHEHVPGRGIFMEELIGELERRGIPYEAEEVGKKCMNEAEFGSMPGIEPFMREERDRFE